The following are from one region of the Nicotiana tomentosiformis chromosome 7, ASM39032v3, whole genome shotgun sequence genome:
- the LOC104087445 gene encoding mannan endo-1,4-beta-mannosidase 2-like, which translates to MVKSSMSRMLAGNGLFYPIIGFASFIAFLYLSFGDLWVNYSKEINLSFVERNGTQFYVDGKAFYVNGWNSYWLMDHAADYSTRPRIRTMLQASAKMGLTVCRTWAFNDGGYNALQISPGKFDEKVFRALDHVIAEARRNGIRLILSLVNNLQAYGGKTQYVKWAWEEGVALSSSNDSFFYDPSIRRYFKNYVKTVLTRRNIYTGIEYRDDPTIFAWELINEPRCMTDPSGDTLQDWIEEMSTFVKSIDRKHLLTVGLEGFYGPKSPKKSIANPEVWAADLGSDFIRNSILSTVDFASVHVYPDHWFHHKNFEEMLKFAAKWMLSHIEDGDRELKKPVLFTEFGLSNDNEDFEPAQRDRFLKMVLDVIYKSAKRNRSGAGSFFWQFLVERMERFNDEYGIVPWENPSTYRLITDQSCRLAKVQGLLSTQVEHLKNFCAARN; encoded by the exons ATGGTTAAATCATCTATGAGCAGAATGTTAGCAGGAAATGGCTTGTTTTATCCAATAATTGGCTTTGCATCATTTATTGCTTTCCTATATTTGTCCTTTGGGGACTTGTGGGTAAATTACAGTAAAGAAATAAATCTCAGTTTTGTGGAGAGGAATGGGACTCAGTTCTATGTTGATGGTAAAGCTTTTTATGTAAATGGATGGAATTCTTACTGGTTAATGGATCATGCTGCTGATTATAGTACTAGACCAAGAATTAGAACTATGCTTCAAGCTAGTGCAAAGATGGGTCTTACTGTTTGTAGAACTTGGGCTTTCAATGATGGTGGTTACAATGCTCTCCAGATTTCCCCTGGAAAATTTGATGAAAAAGTGTTCAGG GCATTGGATCATGTTATTGCAGAAGCCAGAAGAAATGGGATCAGGCTGATACTCAGCTTGGTTAACAATCTACAAGCTTACGGTGGGAAGACTCAGTATGTAAAGTGGGCATGGGAAGAAGGTGTTGCTTTAAGCTCTTCAAATGATTCGTTCTTCTATGATCCATCCATCCGCCGttatttcaaaaattatgtcAAG ACAGTGCTAACAAGGAGGAACATATACACCGGTATAGAGTACAGGGATGATCCGACCATTTTCGCGTGGGAGCTAATTAATGAACCTCGCTGCATGACCGATCCTTCTGGTGATACGCTCCAG GACTGGATAGAAGAGATGTCAACATTTGTGAAATCAATTGACAGGAAACATCTGCTCACCGTGGGCCTCGAAGGATTCTATGGTCCTAAAAGTCCCAAAAAATCAATTGCCAATCCAGAAGTTTGGGCTGCTGATCTTGGATCTGATTTTATCCGAAACTCTATACTTTCAACAGTTGATTTTGCCTCCGTACACGTGTATCCAGACCATTG GTTTCACCACAAAAATTTTGAAGAGATGTTGAAATTTGCTGCCAAATGGATGCTTTCTCACATAGAAGACGGTGACAGGGAACTGAAAAAGCCAGTCCTGTTTACTGAATTTGGTTTGTCAAATGATAACGAGGATTTTGAACCAGCTCAACGGGATAGATTCCTCAAAATGGTTCTTGATGTTATATACAAGTCTGCAAAGAGAAACAGGTCCGGGGCAGGATCATTCTTCTGGCAATTCCTTGTTGAAAGAATGGAACGGTTCAATGACGAATATGGAATTGTTCCATGGGAGAATCCATCAACATATCGATTAATTACAGATCAATCGTGTAGGCTGGCCAAAGTTCAGGGACTACTGTCAACACAAGTTGAGCATTTAAAGAATTTTTGTGCGGCGAGGAACTAA
- the LOC138895364 gene encoding uncharacterized protein, whose product MRILGSHGVDFTTFQLEGRAHRWWKSYLLGRLTGSPPMTWSQFIQLFLYRYIPPSQREELRYKFEHLEQGQMSVTDYETRFSGLSCHALMILPTDAERVRRFVAGLHSNIRANMAREVEIGTSYQLVVEIAWRIKGYRQRGREQTQHDKRARFSGEFRGGPTRGRGQFGRVQPSKPPYSSPPPLRGAPARPYFCATPESSYRPPAIQVSSSGYSSHQGSSSSYLSAMPESSYRRPAIQASSSGSTGHQDKTLGQQIAAPRGFFECRDLGHMRRFCPRLWGKAVQ is encoded by the coding sequence atgaggatactggggtctcatggggttgacttcactactttccagctggagggcagggcccataggtggtggaagtcttatcttcttggaagACTAacgggttctcctcccatgacttggagcCAGTTCATACAGCTTTTCCTGTATAGGTATATCCctccctcccagagggaagagttgcggtataAGTTTGAGCATCttgagcagggtcagatgtcagtgaccgactacgAGACGAGGTTTTCTGGGTtgtcttgccatgcacttatgatacttcctacggatgcagagagagtgcggaggtttgttgcggggctTCACTCCAATATTAGAGCcaatatggcccgagaggttgagatagggACTTCTTATCAGCTGGTAGTGGAGATTGCTTGGAGGATTAAGGGTTACCGTCAGAGAGGGAGAGAGCAGACGCAACATGACAAGAGGGCCCGtttctctggagagtttagaggtggcCCGACTAGGGGTAGAGGACAGTTTGGGAGGGTTCAGCCTAGCAAGCCCCCATATTCATCACCACCACCTCTTCGAGGTGCTCCAGCACGCCCCTATTTCTGTGCCACAccagagagttcataccgcccaccagccatccaggtttcttccagtgggtattcaagtCACCAGGGTTCTTCCAGCTCCTATCTCAGTGCCATGccggagagttcataccgccGACCGGCTATCCAGGCTTCTTCCAGTGGGTCTACAGGCCATCAGGATAAGACATTAGGGCAGCAGATCGCCGCACCAAGGGGCTTTTTCGAGTGCAGAGATCTCGGTCACAtgaggagattctgccccaggctttggggcaaggcagtgcagtag